The following coding sequences are from one Pseudonocardia sp. HH130630-07 window:
- a CDS encoding AMP-binding protein: protein MTLPMKRLTATQSAMLFEQIGAPATAGNNVIASILVHSRASADDVRAAWVRALDRHPVLTSRVVPSDSGYAIEPVPGLMSVDVAATADVTRTDVRDELARRVLRPFDLFGGPLVHAIARRDGTRVIGVMSAHHLLVDVVSARMAINEFYACLRGFEYGTSGSELPPSADFDDHVEREIRYLASPAAGRDRTYWRDHLAGFARDPLSGLRTSRTRVPVTEPDVVPDTSIRIEAEPDSAQAIREYAEQRQVPSSALMLTAYLRALRTASADPGATTDIAVALPVLRRRKQHTYTLGSFTQLAAVRARVGGDFDTDLTSVRDGMTGALRHGTLPMSEIARFAEVPGAVTRTTFLYEPSHLGFGTAFILGDRYVLDMSGYDGLAYPLPSQRGQFPLRLQAGLVHGRYVCAVHFGDGFGDAARKVAVAFRDELRAVVRRAGHTPDAPVELVRPDAAGSGWRHPARTRPATPDDVLDRIATAVASHPDRPAVSTIGTGDPVGYGDLWREAGRVARTVGAATGELVGIMMPKGPAAVAAILGVLRSGNPFVVIDPAYPAPRRAHMLHGLSRVVVDGDACDPPEVPADFAGTVLTHPGTDAGEEDATDEPHVRGAGALLSAYAVFTSGSTGRPKRVLVGRPALARSTGARDAYYGAPVTRFLHLSSLSFDSAYAGLFWTLATGGELVLADMTTTSSTAELAAAVHRRRITHLLAIPSLYEALLTDESAELGSLREVVVAGEECHRELRRRHRENLPWARLTNEYGPSEAVVWATAARLGGLHEPRHAPGGDGDVDAPVPLGRAVDGITADVLDTADGVGAPVPPGTVGQLVLSGTLAAGYLGDPRATAAAFRPDPGSAHGGRMYLTGDLAVLAPDGEIVFRGRTDQQVKIAGHRVELTEVEEAVRARHTGRCVALAVPAPGGRHELAVVVERRPAAGAPAEIGAAELRTELGHVLPPYLVPRTVEFVEALPQTVTGKIDRPAVEALLAAHRAGSTPVAGNRAEPGDRSGPEDPAGDPAEAPVPVPAIGSVTDAVVAAVAHGLGTEPADVDPERSFLDLGGDSIAAMRVVGYLHRRGVRLTPGAVLGDQSLLDLAGDAEEESAPEPGAPAADRSPAGIPAAPAQRAMLMTTFGEPGSGVYVEQFVLDLAGDVDVARLRDAFRATFAAFPILTSVPGPAPHDVLHPADADAVAIEVIERDLTGPAWDTWGDADRTLGFRSETAPLSRVTLARGGTGVRCVWTHHHAVADGWSLPVVIEALAAAYRGEPLPSPQQHEPTTPAPAAPDGGGSAPLLPLLDGVPRPDPGGTVRTVEVALPDGLGTAAGALRVTAAATLNTAWALTLGGAFGTDEVEHGMVGSGRDVTAPGADRVVGMFVRIDPIRTSWSEGEPVSAVARRVAGSVAGALDAPAVPSWAPESVVVVENYPLDPAILSFGEAVSVTAVDLVERTEFPVVVQLRTWPRTHCLLHVDPDRVPAELARRLADRLSAVLAVLPAADVVGDVLRVDTGHPVSEVRGTGGPPGTGTPRLGLVEAVTAHASTRPDALAVVGPAVRLTYRELEQRRAELAGALRSAGVRPGDVVAVRAARDVPLAPLLLAVRSAGAVWTVLDEDLPADRVATVLDRCGANWSVEHPGGHPRIAGVPGAGPEEPATDVGGRARAVRDGTAYLIFTSGTTGTPKCIAVSEAAFHAHLSAVCRRFGYHAGDTVLVFGSLGFDASLEQLFGGLLVGATTVIRPASALEPAELARLLHAEGVTVFNPPPATGPDSSPPASSYRHRSGR, encoded by the coding sequence GTGACGCTCCCGATGAAGCGCCTCACCGCGACCCAGTCGGCGATGCTCTTCGAACAGATCGGGGCCCCGGCGACCGCCGGCAACAACGTGATCGCCTCGATCCTGGTGCACAGCCGCGCCTCCGCCGACGATGTGCGTGCGGCGTGGGTCCGGGCACTGGACCGCCACCCCGTCCTGACCTCGAGGGTGGTGCCCTCGGACTCCGGGTACGCCATCGAACCGGTTCCCGGGCTGATGTCGGTGGACGTCGCGGCGACCGCCGACGTCACCCGCACCGACGTCCGCGACGAACTCGCCCGCCGGGTCCTGCGGCCGTTCGATCTGTTCGGCGGTCCACTGGTGCACGCGATCGCCCGGCGGGACGGGACCCGGGTCATCGGGGTGATGTCGGCGCACCACCTGCTGGTCGACGTCGTCAGCGCCCGGATGGCGATCAACGAGTTCTACGCGTGCCTGCGCGGGTTCGAGTACGGGACGTCGGGATCGGAACTGCCGCCGAGCGCGGACTTCGACGATCACGTCGAACGGGAGATCCGCTACCTCGCCTCCCCGGCGGCCGGCCGCGATCGCACCTACTGGCGCGACCATCTCGCCGGTTTCGCCCGCGATCCGCTCTCGGGGCTGCGGACGTCGCGCACCCGGGTGCCCGTGACGGAACCGGACGTCGTCCCCGACACCTCGATCCGCATCGAGGCGGAACCCGACTCGGCGCAGGCCATCCGTGAGTACGCCGAGCAGCGGCAGGTGCCCTCGTCCGCCCTCATGCTGACGGCGTACCTGCGGGCACTGCGTACGGCGTCGGCGGACCCCGGTGCCACGACCGACATCGCCGTGGCGCTCCCGGTCCTGCGCCGGCGCAAGCAGCACACGTACACGCTCGGCAGCTTCACCCAGCTCGCCGCGGTCCGGGCCCGGGTGGGCGGTGACTTCGACACCGACCTGACATCGGTACGGGACGGCATGACGGGGGCGCTGCGCCACGGGACCCTGCCGATGAGCGAGATCGCCCGGTTCGCCGAGGTCCCGGGGGCGGTCACCCGCACGACCTTCCTCTACGAGCCGTCCCATCTCGGCTTCGGCACCGCGTTCATCCTGGGCGACCGGTACGTGCTCGACATGAGCGGTTACGACGGCCTCGCCTACCCGCTGCCGTCCCAGCGGGGGCAGTTCCCGCTGCGGCTGCAGGCCGGTCTGGTCCACGGCCGGTACGTCTGTGCCGTCCACTTCGGCGACGGCTTCGGGGACGCCGCCCGGAAGGTGGCCGTCGCGTTCCGCGACGAGCTGCGGGCCGTCGTCCGGCGCGCCGGGCACACCCCGGACGCACCGGTGGAACTCGTGCGGCCCGACGCCGCGGGCTCCGGCTGGAGACACCCCGCCCGAACCCGCCCGGCCACCCCCGACGACGTGCTGGACCGGATCGCCACCGCGGTCGCCAGCCACCCGGACCGGCCCGCCGTCTCCACCATCGGCACCGGCGACCCGGTCGGGTACGGGGACCTGTGGCGGGAGGCGGGACGGGTCGCCCGGACCGTCGGAGCCGCGACCGGCGAACTGGTCGGGATCATGATGCCGAAGGGACCCGCGGCCGTCGCGGCGATCCTGGGGGTCCTGCGCTCCGGGAACCCGTTCGTAGTGATCGACCCCGCGTACCCGGCGCCGCGGCGCGCACACATGCTGCACGGCCTGTCCAGGGTCGTCGTCGACGGCGACGCCTGCGACCCGCCGGAGGTACCCGCCGACTTCGCCGGGACGGTCCTGACCCACCCCGGGACGGACGCCGGCGAGGAGGACGCCACCGACGAGCCGCATGTCCGGGGGGCCGGTGCGCTACTGAGCGCCTACGCCGTCTTCACCTCCGGCTCGACCGGCCGGCCCAAGCGCGTCCTGGTCGGCAGACCGGCGCTCGCCCGGTCGACCGGCGCCCGCGACGCGTACTACGGCGCGCCGGTGACCCGGTTCCTGCACCTGTCGTCACTCTCCTTCGACAGTGCCTACGCGGGTCTGTTCTGGACCCTCGCCACGGGTGGTGAGCTGGTACTGGCCGACATGACGACGACGTCGTCGACGGCCGAGCTGGCCGCGGCCGTCCACCGGCGCCGGATCACCCACCTGCTGGCGATCCCGTCCCTGTACGAGGCGCTGCTCACCGACGAGAGCGCCGAGCTGGGCTCGCTGCGCGAGGTGGTCGTCGCCGGCGAGGAGTGCCACCGCGAGCTGCGCAGGCGGCACCGGGAGAACCTGCCGTGGGCCCGGCTCACCAACGAGTACGGCCCGTCCGAAGCGGTCGTGTGGGCGACCGCCGCCCGGCTCGGCGGGCTCCACGAGCCCCGGCACGCACCGGGCGGCGACGGGGACGTCGACGCACCCGTGCCCCTCGGGCGGGCGGTCGACGGGATCACGGCGGACGTCCTCGACACCGCGGACGGCGTGGGCGCACCGGTCCCGCCCGGAACGGTCGGCCAGCTGGTGCTGTCCGGCACCCTCGCCGCCGGTTACCTCGGTGACCCGCGCGCGACGGCTGCGGCGTTCCGGCCCGACCCCGGGTCGGCGCACGGCGGCCGTATGTACCTGACGGGTGACCTGGCGGTGCTCGCGCCGGACGGCGAGATCGTCTTCCGTGGCCGCACCGACCAGCAGGTCAAGATCGCCGGGCACCGCGTGGAGCTGACCGAGGTGGAGGAGGCCGTCCGTGCCCGGCACACGGGCCGGTGCGTCGCGCTCGCGGTCCCCGCGCCGGGCGGACGCCACGAGCTGGCCGTGGTGGTCGAGCGGCGCCCCGCAGCCGGCGCGCCCGCCGAGATCGGCGCCGCTGAGCTGCGGACGGAGCTCGGCCACGTCCTGCCGCCCTACCTGGTACCGCGGACCGTCGAGTTCGTCGAGGCGCTGCCGCAGACGGTCACCGGGAAGATCGACCGTCCGGCGGTGGAGGCCCTCCTCGCCGCGCACCGGGCCGGCAGCACTCCGGTCGCCGGGAACCGCGCGGAGCCCGGCGATCGGAGCGGGCCCGAGGACCCGGCGGGGGATCCGGCGGAGGCCCCGGTCCCCGTCCCGGCGATCGGATCGGTGACCGACGCCGTGGTCGCCGCCGTCGCCCACGGCCTCGGGACCGAACCCGCCGACGTGGACCCGGAGCGCAGCTTCCTCGACCTCGGCGGCGACTCGATCGCCGCCATGCGGGTGGTCGGCTACCTGCACCGCAGGGGCGTCCGGTTGACCCCCGGTGCCGTACTGGGTGACCAGAGCCTGCTCGACCTCGCCGGCGACGCGGAGGAGGAGAGCGCCCCGGAGCCCGGGGCGCCCGCCGCGGACCGGTCCCCGGCCGGGATCCCGGCCGCGCCGGCCCAACGCGCCATGCTGATGACGACCTTCGGCGAGCCCGGATCCGGTGTGTACGTCGAGCAGTTCGTGCTCGACCTCGCCGGCGACGTCGACGTCGCACGCCTGCGCGACGCGTTCCGCGCGACGTTCGCGGCGTTCCCGATCCTCACGTCGGTTCCCGGGCCCGCCCCCCACGACGTGCTGCACCCGGCCGACGCCGACGCGGTCGCCATCGAGGTGATCGAACGGGATCTCACCGGCCCGGCCTGGGACACGTGGGGCGACGCCGACCGGACCCTGGGGTTCCGCTCCGAGACCGCGCCGCTGTCGCGCGTCACGCTCGCCCGCGGCGGCACCGGTGTCCGCTGCGTCTGGACCCACCACCACGCGGTCGCGGACGGGTGGTCGCTGCCGGTCGTCATCGAGGCGCTCGCCGCCGCGTACCGGGGGGAACCGCTGCCGTCGCCGCAGCAGCACGAACCCACCACCCCCGCGCCCGCGGCGCCCGACGGCGGCGGGTCCGCTCCGCTCCTGCCGCTGCTCGACGGCGTTCCCCGTCCGGATCCCGGGGGCACGGTCCGCACCGTCGAGGTGGCGCTCCCCGACGGTCTCGGCACCGCCGCGGGTGCCCTCCGGGTCACCGCGGCCGCGACGCTCAACACCGCATGGGCGCTCACCCTCGGCGGTGCGTTCGGCACCGACGAGGTGGAGCACGGCATGGTCGGCAGCGGCCGGGACGTGACCGCGCCCGGCGCGGACCGGGTCGTGGGGATGTTCGTACGCATCGACCCGATCCGGACGTCCTGGAGCGAGGGGGAACCCGTCTCCGCGGTGGCCCGCCGGGTCGCCGGGAGCGTGGCGGGAGCGCTGGACGCCCCGGCCGTCCCGTCCTGGGCACCCGAGTCGGTCGTCGTCGTCGAGAACTACCCGCTCGATCCCGCGATCCTGTCCTTCGGCGAGGCCGTCTCGGTGACCGCGGTCGATCTCGTGGAGCGCACGGAGTTCCCCGTCGTGGTCCAGCTCCGCACCTGGCCGCGGACGCACTGCCTGCTGCACGTCGACCCGGACCGCGTCCCGGCGGAGCTGGCCCGCCGGCTGGCGGACCGGCTGTCCGCGGTGCTCGCGGTCCTGCCGGCCGCGGACGTCGTAGGCGACGTCCTGCGGGTGGACACCGGCCATCCGGTCTCGGAGGTGCGCGGTACCGGTGGCCCGCCCGGCACCGGTACACCACGGCTCGGGCTCGTCGAGGCCGTCACCGCACACGCGAGCACCCGTCCGGACGCGCTCGCGGTCGTCGGGCCTGCGGTGCGGCTGACCTACCGCGAGCTGGAGCAGCGCCGCGCCGAGCTGGCCGGGGCGCTGCGCTCGGCGGGGGTCCGGCCGGGGGACGTCGTCGCCGTGCGGGCCGCCCGGGACGTCCCGCTGGCTCCGTTGCTCCTCGCCGTGCGGTCCGCAGGGGCCGTCTGGACCGTCCTCGACGAGGACCTTCCCGCGGACCGGGTGGCGACGGTGCTCGACCGGTGCGGCGCGAACTGGTCGGTCGAGCACCCCGGCGGACACCCCCGGATCGCGGGGGTTCCCGGCGCCGGGCCGGAGGAGCCCGCCACCGACGTAGGCGGGCGGGCACGCGCCGTCCGCGACGGAACCGCCTACCTGATCTTCACCTCGGGGACGACCGGCACACCGAAGTGCATCGCGGTGTCCGAGGCGGCCTTCCACGCCCACCTGTCCGCCGTCTGCCGGCGCTTCGGCTACCACGCCGGGGACACCGTTCTCGTCTTCGGTTCCCTCGGGTTCGACGCGTCGCTCGAGCAGCTCTTCGGCGGTCTCCTGGTCGGGGCGACGACGGTGATCCGGCCGGCGTCGGCCCTGGAACCGGCGGAGCTCGCACGCCTGCTGCACGCCGAGGGGGTCACCGTGTTCAACCCCCCACCGGCTACTGGTCCCGATTCGTCGCCTCCGGCGTCGAGCTACCGGCATCGGTCCGGGCGGTGA
- a CDS encoding TauD/TfdA family dioxygenase, which translates to MTDTTDTTTSAGHDPAAARVRTLPAGGHPRDWIERNAGDLREQLTATGVLRLRGLGAFASELDTIGTAITGLDTLEYHGGATPRTRLERRVYSSTDFPATHPIDLHSELAYSPTWPRYLAFSCLVAPRTGGGTPIAGTAAIADRIPARLAERLHRHGVRYRRTFHPVLGTDWRTAYGVDDLDGLRSACARRGETVSRADDDLVATTVDLPAYLAHGGREVWFNQLVAFNARTLPDEVREDLELVVGPDAIPKDTLDGAGDPFTAEDVGAVRTAVRGATTTVPWEAGDLLLVDNRRYAHGREPFTGDREVRVCMFGTDGWPGPHGAGR; encoded by the coding sequence ATGACCGACACGACCGACACGACCACCTCCGCCGGGCACGACCCGGCCGCAGCCCGGGTACGGACGCTGCCGGCCGGCGGGCACCCGCGTGACTGGATCGAGCGCAACGCCGGGGACCTGCGGGAGCAGCTGACGGCGACCGGGGTGCTCCGCCTGCGCGGGCTCGGCGCCTTCGCGAGCGAACTCGACACGATCGGCACCGCGATCACCGGGCTCGACACCCTGGAGTACCACGGCGGGGCCACTCCGCGGACCCGGCTCGAACGCCGCGTGTACTCCTCCACCGACTTCCCGGCCACCCATCCGATCGATCTCCACTCCGAGCTCGCCTACTCCCCCACCTGGCCCCGCTACCTGGCGTTCAGCTGCCTCGTGGCCCCGCGCACCGGGGGTGGCACCCCGATCGCCGGTACCGCGGCGATCGCCGACCGGATCCCGGCCCGGCTCGCCGAGCGGCTGCACCGGCACGGGGTCCGGTACCGGCGCACCTTCCATCCGGTGCTCGGGACCGACTGGCGGACCGCCTACGGGGTCGACGACCTCGACGGGCTCCGCAGCGCCTGTGCCCGGCGCGGTGAGACGGTGAGCCGGGCCGACGACGATCTGGTGGCGACCACCGTCGACCTCCCGGCCTACCTCGCGCACGGGGGTCGCGAGGTCTGGTTCAACCAGCTCGTCGCGTTCAACGCCCGCACGCTGCCCGACGAGGTCCGGGAGGACCTCGAACTGGTCGTCGGCCCGGACGCCATCCCCAAGGACACCCTGGACGGTGCCGGTGACCCGTTCACCGCCGAGGACGTCGGCGCGGTGCGGACGGCCGTCCGCGGCGCCACCACCACCGTCCCGTGGGAGGCCGGGGACCTGCTCCTCGTCGACAACCGCCGCTACGCCCACGGCCGGGAGCCGTTCACCGGCGACCGGGAGGTCCGGGTCTGCATGTTCGGCACCGACGGATGGCCGGGCCCGCACGGGGCCGGGCGGTGA
- a CDS encoding condensation domain-containing protein, translating into MIVGGDVLPGRNVVGEPVFWNAYGPTEAVVTALAHPAGGTTTDEPVPVGSPTGPRGALVVGAQGRPVERGVVGEIHLAGLLADGYLGDPAATADAFRPDPGAGDDAAPGDRVYHSGDLGVMAEDGTIRFVGRRDRQVKVRGYRVDPVEIEAAAAAAPGVRDARAVLVPPPSEDAASRLDCVVVPDPGATTAPTEAGVRATMAGILPAALLPSRVHVTDELPSTRSGKVDDESLRRRISGTTDGPGEGTTDGASAADGSGVAGIVHAALRSVLGPASPGIGFLSAGGDSLRALELCAVARRDGVLLDAAVALADGTAEDLIATAVPDPATAATGRQPDRSDLLPPAVHWFRERITSGPAPTWNMAVRIEFDELLHEADVQRAAHELVRVHPMLRARLEQAGAAPELRIGPADPVVTCSDTTEPDVEQALDRVFDTLTARVAMTSGTPIGFGVVRVPDRSRTIVLVVGHHFVTDVVSLQIVAADLREALARTGEPDFRLPAEHTSVHEWLTWLQARVGDGEEARRARAAYRGFRAGDDRPVIAPGTEGEAVTVRRAVPAGTVRHGCTALTAGTEELLQAAAATAWSEVTGAAVTVLEIETHGRALHADGIDLTRTVGWLTGLVPVPVHRATPAVQISEIRGRRAYLDRDGQTVAVLRHLTGTDPAPGTRPDIGVNYVGRLGSRADATARPHLSEGLRSPGLPRPVAVQIDAWFDDDEFVLLVEAGVPELAERIAASAVRCLEDATRSGTVPVRAGHVPVDLGGNDLQDLVAEFGEIEAVAPLTGVQEGMYLRSQADGRNAAYIEQIALGLPTGTDPERLRSAVDAAVARDPLLRGSVVWHGLNEPVVVTPRAPGRAVRTEHAGPDGLTGFAAEEVAAVAAGPGLLRAVVVGGADPALVLTVHHLAADGWSMRLLLDRIDAAYRDPGTVSSPVDLRAVEHMVVRAAEPGPAAAARDRRAPATVLPARLPGPSQGAADGNVDLTVLLGRDAATALRRTAAGNGVTLSTLVHTAWALVLAEPDGDPDRPHRVRFGSIAQQRPPGHDDAVGMYIEDRTVDVDVRPATELSALLTEVHAALRAVLGTGATGAAGPPYETAVIVDDARGASSAATFLGHPLDLRWSRERTGLALTLSVVDGGPASGIEITLNCDTTRADPTAARAVLDRCTEILTGLGRRDPIAADLWRASAPTPTTGTSR; encoded by the coding sequence GTGATCGTCGGCGGGGACGTCCTGCCGGGCCGCAACGTCGTGGGTGAGCCGGTGTTCTGGAACGCCTACGGCCCGACCGAGGCGGTCGTCACCGCACTGGCGCACCCGGCCGGTGGGACCACCACCGACGAGCCGGTCCCGGTGGGATCCCCCACCGGTCCGCGTGGCGCGCTGGTGGTGGGCGCGCAGGGCCGGCCGGTCGAGCGGGGTGTCGTCGGCGAGATCCACCTCGCCGGGTTGCTCGCCGACGGTTACCTCGGTGATCCGGCAGCGACCGCCGACGCCTTCCGGCCCGATCCCGGCGCCGGCGACGACGCGGCACCCGGGGACCGCGTGTACCACTCCGGGGACCTCGGGGTGATGGCCGAGGACGGGACGATCCGCTTCGTCGGGCGCCGCGACCGGCAGGTCAAGGTCCGCGGGTACCGGGTCGACCCGGTCGAGATCGAGGCGGCGGCGGCCGCGGCACCCGGGGTCCGGGACGCGCGGGCCGTGCTGGTCCCCCCGCCGTCGGAGGACGCGGCGAGCAGGCTCGACTGCGTGGTCGTCCCCGATCCCGGCGCCACCACCGCACCGACCGAGGCCGGGGTCCGCGCGACGATGGCCGGGATCCTGCCGGCCGCGCTGCTCCCGTCGCGGGTGCACGTCACCGACGAGCTGCCGTCGACCAGGTCGGGCAAGGTCGACGACGAGTCGCTGCGGCGGCGCATCTCGGGCACGACCGACGGCCCCGGCGAGGGGACGACGGACGGGGCGTCCGCGGCGGACGGGTCCGGGGTCGCCGGCATCGTGCACGCGGCGCTGCGCAGCGTCCTGGGTCCGGCGTCGCCCGGCATCGGCTTCCTCTCCGCGGGCGGGGACTCGCTGCGGGCGCTGGAGCTGTGCGCCGTCGCCCGCCGCGACGGCGTCCTGCTGGACGCAGCGGTCGCCCTCGCGGACGGGACCGCGGAGGACCTGATCGCCACCGCCGTACCGGATCCCGCGACGGCGGCGACCGGCCGCCAGCCGGACCGCAGCGACCTGCTGCCGCCCGCGGTGCACTGGTTCCGCGAGCGGATCACCTCCGGCCCGGCCCCCACGTGGAACATGGCGGTCCGCATCGAGTTCGACGAGCTCCTGCACGAGGCGGACGTGCAGCGGGCGGCCCACGAACTGGTCCGGGTGCACCCGATGCTGCGGGCTCGGCTGGAACAGGCCGGGGCGGCGCCCGAACTACGGATCGGCCCGGCGGATCCGGTCGTCACCTGCTCCGACACGACCGAGCCGGACGTCGAGCAGGCCCTGGACCGGGTCTTCGACACCCTGACGGCCCGGGTCGCCATGACCTCCGGTACCCCGATCGGCTTCGGTGTCGTCCGGGTACCGGACCGCTCCCGGACGATCGTCCTCGTCGTCGGGCACCACTTCGTCACCGACGTCGTGTCCCTCCAGATCGTCGCCGCGGACCTGCGCGAGGCACTCGCCAGGACGGGCGAGCCGGACTTCCGGCTCCCGGCCGAGCACACCAGCGTGCACGAATGGCTGACCTGGCTGCAGGCCAGGGTCGGCGACGGTGAGGAGGCACGACGGGCCCGGGCCGCCTACCGCGGGTTCCGGGCCGGCGACGACCGGCCCGTGATCGCGCCGGGGACCGAGGGGGAGGCCGTCACCGTCCGGCGCGCGGTGCCCGCCGGGACGGTGCGCCACGGGTGCACGGCCCTGACCGCCGGGACCGAGGAGCTCCTCCAGGCCGCGGCCGCGACCGCCTGGTCCGAGGTGACCGGCGCGGCCGTGACGGTGCTGGAGATCGAGACGCACGGTCGCGCCCTGCACGCCGACGGTATCGACCTGACCCGGACCGTCGGCTGGCTGACCGGGCTGGTCCCGGTGCCGGTGCACCGGGCCACGCCGGCCGTGCAGATCTCGGAGATCCGCGGACGGCGGGCCTACCTCGACCGGGACGGGCAGACGGTCGCGGTGTTGCGCCATCTCACCGGCACGGACCCGGCACCGGGAACGCGGCCGGACATCGGGGTGAACTACGTCGGCAGGCTCGGTTCCCGGGCCGACGCCACCGCCCGGCCCCACCTCTCCGAGGGACTCCGGAGCCCCGGCCTCCCCCGCCCGGTCGCGGTGCAGATCGACGCCTGGTTCGACGACGACGAGTTCGTGCTCCTGGTGGAGGCCGGCGTGCCGGAGCTCGCCGAGCGGATCGCGGCGTCCGCCGTGCGCTGCCTGGAGGACGCCACGCGATCGGGGACGGTGCCGGTGCGGGCCGGCCACGTCCCGGTCGACCTGGGCGGCAACGACCTGCAGGACCTGGTGGCGGAGTTCGGGGAGATCGAGGCCGTGGCGCCACTGACCGGGGTGCAGGAGGGGATGTACCTGCGGTCGCAGGCCGACGGCCGCAACGCGGCCTACATCGAGCAGATCGCGCTCGGTCTGCCCACGGGCACCGATCCCGAACGGTTGCGGTCCGCGGTCGATGCCGCGGTGGCACGGGATCCGCTGCTGCGCGGCTCGGTGGTGTGGCACGGGCTCAACGAGCCGGTCGTCGTGACCCCACGGGCACCCGGCCGGGCGGTACGCACCGAACACGCCGGGCCGGACGGGCTCACCGGGTTCGCGGCCGAGGAGGTGGCCGCCGTCGCTGCGGGGCCCGGACTCCTGCGGGCGGTCGTCGTCGGCGGTGCCGATCCGGCGCTCGTCCTCACCGTCCACCACCTGGCTGCCGACGGCTGGTCGATGCGGTTGCTGCTGGACCGGATCGACGCCGCCTACCGCGATCCCGGCACCGTCAGCAGCCCGGTCGACCTGCGCGCCGTCGAGCACATGGTGGTCCGGGCGGCGGAACCGGGTCCGGCCGCTGCGGCCCGGGACCGGCGCGCACCGGCGACGGTGCTCCCGGCCCGGCTGCCGGGTCCGTCGCAGGGGGCGGCCGACGGCAACGTCGACCTGACCGTGCTGCTCGGCCGGGACGCGGCCACCGCGCTCCGGCGGACCGCGGCCGGCAACGGGGTGACGCTGTCCACCCTCGTGCACACGGCGTGGGCCCTGGTACTGGCGGAACCGGACGGCGACCCGGACCGGCCGCACCGGGTGCGGTTCGGCTCGATCGCGCAACAGCGCCCGCCGGGCCACGACGACGCCGTGGGGATGTACATCGAGGACCGCACGGTCGACGTCGACGTCCGCCCGGCGACCGAGCTCTCCGCTCTGCTCACCGAGGTGCACGCCGCCCTCCGGGCCGTCCTCGGGACCGGCGCGACCGGCGCCGCGGGTCCGCCCTACGAGACCGCGGTGATCGTCGACGACGCCCGGGGCGCGAGTTCGGCGGCCACGTTCCTCGGGCACCCGCTCGATCTCCGCTGGTCCCGCGAACGCACCGGACTGGCCCTGACCCTGTCCGTCGTCGACGGCGGACCCGCCTCCGGGATCGAGATCACCCTCAACTGCGACACGACGCGGGCCGACCCGACGGCCGCGCGAGCTGTCCTCGACCGCTGCACGGAGATCCTCACCGGCCTGGGGCGCCGGGACCCGATCGCCGCCGACCTGTGGCGTGCCAGTGCACCCACACCGACCACCGGGACATCGCGATGA